From one Lotus japonicus ecotype B-129 chromosome 3, LjGifu_v1.2 genomic stretch:
- the LOC130748025 gene encoding transcription factor DUO1-like: MEREFEFEQRGFIKKGPWSSEEDEILLKHVSKYGPREWSSIRSKGLLPRTGKSCRLRWVNKLRPNLKAGCKFSVEEERVVIELQAEFGNKWAKIATYLPGRTDNDVKNFWSSRRKRLERTLHQRPPLSKLQKHKGKAPLSQVKVEEVHACSSNQVDNLSCHPSYMGNTEVFQMVNLQDLTKPNYQHFEANLHAVEVEATPLHTVPSFESSTEYNFPLLPESQMDFPLFPVCQDLVPEPFDPNFIDMFEQKKVATRLPSLGLDGNCRSTSSNCFKDFPTEIFEYFEHIPTSPEQ, from the exons ATGGAGAGAGAGTTTGAATTTGAACAACGAGGGTTCATAAAGAAAGGACCATGGAGCAGTGAAGAAGATGAGATTCTGCTGAAGCATGTAAGCAAGTATGGTCCAAGGGAATGGAGCTCCATTCGATCCAAAGGCTTGTTGCCCAGAACTGGAAAATCTTGTCGCCTCAGATGGGTTAACAAGCTTAGACCCAACTTAAAAGC TGGCTGCAAGTTTTCAGTGGAGGAGGAAAGGGTGGTTATTGAATTGCAGGCAGAGTTTGGGAACAAGTGGGCGAAAATCGCTACGTATTTGCCTGGGAGAACTGACAATGATGTAAAGAATTTCTGGAGCAGCAGGAGGAAGAGGTTGGAGAGGACTTTGCACCAGAGGCCACCACTGTCAAAGTTGCAGAAACacaaaggaaaagcacctcttAGTCAAGTAAAAGTTGAAGAG GTTCATGCATGCAGTTCCAATCAGGTGGATAACCTTTCTTGCCATCCTTCCTATATGGGAAATACAGAGGTGTTTCAGATGGTAAACCTGCAAGATTTGACAAAGCCAAACTATCAACACTTTGAAGCTAACCTTCATGCAGTTGAGGTTGAGGCTACTCCACTTCACACTGTTCCATCGTTTGAGTCTTCAACAGAGTACAACTTTCCTCTTCTCCCTGAATCACAAATGGACTTTCCCCTATTCCCAGTTTGCCAGGATCTTGTTCCAGAGCCCTTCGACCCTAATTTCATCGATATGTTCGAACAGAAGAAGGTTGCGACCAGGTTGCCAAGTCTCGGACTGGATGGAAATTGTAGAAGTACAAGTTCAAACTGCTTTAAGGACTTCCCAACTGAGATTTTTGAATACTTTGAGCATATTCCAACCTCACCAGAACAATAA
- the LOC130748550 gene encoding cation/H(+) antiporter 1-like, producing MDATHTMFCDNDLVNPLSSMGMQVSCILVVSHVFNVVLRTVGQPGPIAQILAGLVLGPMSHIEYIQATFFPASSINYYEVVSFFCRIHFMFLFGLEMNIHYTMRNLRLVSLVACGGALMGGVFGLSVSFYLYQELDTDAPIYYFCMIIMLVVSYTSSPMVIRLAAELRFAASGIGRIAVSSALITEIGCLVFFNVMVNWKRENHISAGFGCIIITALVILINRYLAVWLNTRNRNQKYLKAPELLLILFLLLASSMIIEIWGYNSIISCFIIGLMFPKEGKTARTLVHKLGYSIYNFVLPVYFGYLGLQCDLIYVFRSLNRMANTAILILLSIGSKLGGTLVVCRSLRIPTSEGIFLGFILNTRGYADLLFIGAAAKQIITFDSEAYNVLLVSIVLNTIISGIIVAFLARGEEKMFANNHTAIEPQQMEDELRILACVYDPRQVSAILATVLAMHGTRASPSTTYLMHLIELVKKIKSNLLYHEKENADISDDDDYGGNDVVEINNALDAFTADTAILVHQRRAVSPFPSLYEDVCNEAEDLQVSIILLPFHKHQRIDGKLESGKEGIRITNQKVLRHAPCSVGVIVERGLAKVPGFSQLVASEAIQNIATLFFGGPDDREAIAWSLRISKSPRVNLTIIRFLLSSSSSSQNEPIESGQSEDKEILMSLSGEETVNEIDNTFMVDFYNRYVTSGQIGYVEKFVKDGAETVDSLKEIGDMYSLFIVGKGGRGNSSLTIGMSDWEECPELGTVGDVLASSDFDIHGSVLVIQQHRDAKKGLMHD from the exons ATGGACGCCACTCACACAATGTTTTGTGACAATGATCTGGTTAACCCTCTAAGCTCCATGGGCATGCAAGTTTCCTGCATTCTTGTTGTCTCACACGTCTTCAACGTGGTGCTTAGAACAGTTGGTCAACCTGGACCCATTGCACAAATTCTg GCAGGGTTGGTACTAGGTCCAATGTCTCATATAGAGTATATACAAGCAACATTTTTTCCTGCAAGTTCCATAAATTACTATGAAGTTGTGAGCTTTTTCTGTAGAATACATTTCATGTTCTTATTTGGGTTAGAGATGAACATTCACTACACAATGCGCAATCTACGCTTGGTTAGCTTGGTAGCCTGTGGTGGTGCCCTAATGGGTGGTGTTTTTGGTCTATCTGTGTCCTTTTATTTGTATCAAGAGTTAGACACAGATGCCCCaatatattatttttgtatGATTATTATGCTAGTGGTTTCATACACAAGCTCTCCCATGGTGATTCGTTTGGCAGCGGAATTGAGGTTTGCTGCATCGGGTATTGGGCGAATCGCGGTGTCCTCTGCACTGATTACAGAAATCGGTTGCTTGGTGTTCTTCAATGTGATGGTTAATTGGAAAAGAGAAAACCACATTTCAGCTGGTTTTGGTTGCATTATCATTACAGCCCTGGTGATTTTGATAAACAGGTACTTAGCTGTTTGGTTAAACACACGGAATCGGAACCAGAAGTACCTTAAGGCACCTGAGCTGTTACTCATCCTGTTTCTGCTTCTGGCGAGCTCAATGATTATTGAGATTTGGGGTTACAATAGTATCATTAGTTGCTTCATCATTGGCTTGATGTTTCCTAAGGAAGGCAAAACGGCTAGAACATTGGTGCATAAGCTTGGTTATTCTATTTATAACTTTGTGCTTCCAGTGTACTTTGGCTACTTGGGTTTGCAATGTGACCTCATATATGTCTTCCGGAGCTTGAACCGGATGGCGAACACGGCCATATTGATCTTGTTGAGCATTGGCAGCAAGCTTGGAGGCACTCTTGTGGTTTGCCGTTCCCTTCGGATTCCCACAAGTGAAGGAATTTTTCTTGGCTTCATATTGAACACTAGAGGTTATGCTGATCTGCTATTCATTGGTGCAGCAGCAAAGCAAATCATT ACGTTTGATTCAGAGGCTTACAATGTGTTGTTAGTATCAATAGTTTTGAACACGATAATATCAGGAATAATTGTGGCTTTTCTAGCAAGGGGGGAAGAGAAAATGTTTGCAAACAACCACACTGCAATTGAGCCTCAGCAAATGGAGGATGAGCTTCGAATTCTTGCCTGTGTATATGATCCGCGTCAAGTATCTGCTATACTCGCGACAGTGCTAGCAATGCACGGCACGAGAGCATCACCATCCACCACTTATTTGATGCACCTAATAGAGCTTGTGAAGAAGATCAAGTCTAACTTATTATACCATGAAAAAGAAAACGCTGACATTAGCGACGATGATGACTATGGTGGCAATGATGTTGTGGAAATCAATAATGCTTTAGATGCCTTCACTGCAGACACAGCGATTTTGGTCCACCAAAGAAGGGCAGTGTCTCCTTTCCCAAGTTTGTATGAAGATGTTTGCAATGAAGCAGAGGATCTTCAAGTGTCCATCATTCTACTTCCCTTCCACAAGCATCAGCGAATCGATGGAAAATTGGAAAGTGGGAAGGAAGGTATAAGGATTACCAATCAGAAGGTTCTTAGACATGCTCCTTGTTCTGTTGGTGTCATTGTAGAAAGAGGACTTGCAAAGGTCCCTGGTTTCTCACAGTTAGTTGCATCTGAAGCCATACAAAATATTGCAACACTTTTCTTCGGAGGCCCGGATGATCGTGAAGCTATCGCTTGGAGCCTACGCATTTCCAAAAGCCCTCGAGTTAACTTAACGATCATCAGATTTCTGctgtcttcttcttcatcatcacagAACGAACCAATTGAAAGTGGACAATCTGAGGACAAAGAAATTCTAATGTCCTTGTCTGGGGAAGAGACAGTGAATGAGATTGACAACACCTTTATGGTTGATTTCTATAATAGGTATGTAACCTCAGGCCAAATTGGATATGTGGAGAAGTTTGTGAAGGATGGAGCAGAAACAGTGGACTCTTTGAAAGAGATAGGGGACATGTACTCTTTGTTTATAGTAGGAAAGGGTGGTAGAGGAAATAGTTCATTAACAATAGGTATGAGTGATTGGGAGGAGTGTCCAGAACTTGGAACAGTTGGTGATGTCTTGGCTTCTTCAGACTTTGATATTCATGGCTCAGTTTTGGTCATTCAACAGCATAGAGATGCCAAGAAAGGCCTAATGCACGATTAG
- the LOC130748024 gene encoding uncharacterized Rho GTPase-activating protein At5g61530 → MPSITSPQWQEKASGFFSSSGVKLKEARESAGTFVGEVTKDTKSNVAEVAGRVGSIVKSRWTLLQQPSTRHAVQDKLISAAATTGSFLRRGISGTKEKVVVGKSKVEEVAKITAQKSKTILTDIERWQKGVAKNDVFGVPIEVTVQRQDCSKPIPQILVNCADYLIVSGLNSPHLFKSEGDKKVIQQLVSLYNQDSTASVPEGTNPVDVAALTKYYLASLPEPLTTLELYNEIKGARSNIYSMRNILKRLSSVNYMTLEFITALLLRVSQKSLLNKMDARSLAMEMAPVIMWQMGRTPEHYRQYWNQMSKSPSKTTLDPPPGSSTASYTLSDDSEVIDASSPIPLDDGMPVDFDAIEVVQLLIEHHNAVFTDANETVWK, encoded by the exons ATGCCTTCTATCACTTCACCTCAGTGGCAAGAGAAGGCTAgtggtttcttttcttcctcag GGGTGAAGCTTAAAGAAGCTAGGGAATCAGCGGGGACATTTGTTGGCGAGGTCACAAAGGATACGAAGAGTAATGTTGCTGAAGTGGCGGGACGAGTTGGATCGATTGTTAAAAGTCGGTGGACACTTCTTCAGCAGCCGTCCACAAGACATGCAGTACAGGATAAGTTGATATCAGCTGCTGCTACTACAGGTTCATTCCTAAGGAGAGGCATCTCAGGGACAAAAGAAAAGGTTGTTGTGGGGAAGTCCAAGGTTGAAGAG GTGGCAAAAATAACAGCACAAAAAAGTAAGACTATCTTGACAGACATTGAAAGATGGCAGAAG GGAGTTGCGAAGAATGATG TATTTGGAGTTCCTATTGAGGTTACTGTACAGAGGCAAGATTGCAGCAAGCCTATTCCTCAAATATTGGTCAACTGTGCAGATTATCTTATTGTTTCAG GATTGAACTCACCACATCTCTTCAAATCTGAAGGGGATAAAAAGGTTATTCAGCAGTTGGTTTCCCTATACAACCAAG ATTCAACTGCTTCAGTGCCAGAAGGCACAAATCCTGTTGATGTAGCAGCTCTCACAAAATATTATCTTGCTAGCCTCCCTGAGCCGCTTACCACTTTGGAGCTTTATAATGAGATCAAAGGTGCTCGATCCAATATATATTCCATGAGAAACATACTGAAGAGGCTTTCAAGTGTTAACTACATGACTCTGGAGTTTATAACAGCCCTTTTGCTCCGTGTTAGCCAGAAGTCACTTCTTAATAAG ATGGATGCTCGGAGCCTTGCAATGGAAATGGCACCTGTTATTATGTGGCAAATGGGACGGACACCTGAACATTATCGTCAATATTGGAATCAGATGTCAAAAAGCCCTTCTAAAACGACCTTGGATCCACCACCTGGCTCATCCACTGCCTCGTACACGCTTTCTG ATGATAGTGAAGTCATAGATGCATCCTCTCCTATTCCTTTGGATGATGGCATGCCAGTTGACTTTGATGCGATTGAGGTTGTTCAGTTGCTTATAGAACATCATAATGCAGTTTTCACTGATGCAAATGAGACAGTTTGGAAATAA